One genomic segment of Arcobacter lacus includes these proteins:
- a CDS encoding tetratricopeptide repeat protein, with translation MKKLLFTILFLSLSLFAHNDFGDEDFEKAQEAYDRQDYTTAIKFYEKAANKNNVDAIWSLGFIYDNIQEHKGINVNLEEAFKWYKKCADLNDEQCLFNIGSMYHEGHGVKQDYVEAIKWYLKSADKGYIDAYYNLGLLYEEGLGVRKNIPEAIKWYQKAADLGDEESLAAVKELTLKLPK, from the coding sequence ATGAAAAAACTACTGTTTACTATTTTATTCTTGAGTCTAAGTTTATTTGCTCACAATGATTTTGGTGATGAAGATTTTGAAAAAGCTCAGGAAGCTTATGATAGACAAGATTATACTACTGCTATAAAGTTTTATGAAAAAGCAGCAAATAAAAATAATGTTGATGCTATCTGGTCTTTAGGGTTTATTTACGACAATATCCAAGAACATAAAGGTATAAATGTAAATTTAGAAGAAGCTTTTAAATGGTATAAAAAATGTGCTGATTTAAATGATGAACAATGTTTATTTAACATTGGAAGTATGTATCATGAAGGACATGGTGTAAAACAAGATTATGTTGAAGCCATCAAATGGTATTTAAAATCAGCAGATAAAGGATATATTGATGCCTATTATAATTTAGGTTTATTATATGAAGAAGGACTTGGTGTAAGAAAAAATATTCCTGAAGCTATCAAATGGTATCAAAAAGCTGCTGATTTAGGAGATGAAGAATCACTTGCTGCAGTTAAAGAACTCACTCTAAAACTTCCAAAATAA
- a CDS encoding NfeD family protein, whose protein sequence is METLTMLSVIDPYTLLAIGVTLVALEAFIASFIIIWFGVGFLVVAIISFFFIFSGAIWQLAVISLLSLIFLFLFRRKSLDKFFKSQTEVSDNFFDEKGIGEIKNSKVFYKGTYWEIDSILDAKEFVEGEKVEVLKTSNNMATIQKR, encoded by the coding sequence ATGGAAACTCTAACAATGCTTAGTGTAATTGATCCATATACTTTATTGGCTATTGGAGTGACTTTAGTTGCTCTTGAGGCTTTTATTGCCTCTTTTATAATTATTTGGTTTGGAGTTGGATTTTTAGTTGTTGCCATCATTAGCTTTTTCTTTATTTTTTCAGGAGCTATTTGGCAACTTGCAGTTATATCTTTACTCTCTTTAATTTTTCTTTTTTTATTTAGAAGAAAATCTTTGGATAAATTTTTCAAATCTCAAACTGAAGTTTCAGATAATTTTTTTGATGAAAAAGGAATAGGGGAAATTAAAAACTCTAAAGTTTTTTATAAAGGAACTTATTGGGAGATTGATTCAATCCTTGATGCAAAAGAGTTTGTAGAAGGTGAAAAAGTAGAAGTTTTGAAAACTTCAAATAATATGGCAACTATTCAAAAAAGGTAA
- a CDS encoding DCC1-like thiol-disulfide oxidoreductase family protein, translating into MKMKNKEKIVLFYDEECPFCKSYAKYLKLKDNFDLDIKDIRININTIKDNTNLNINNGFIILHKNTYYQGTKALEFLNSAVKKNTILGKLHFLFKYDNKFSRILYNILLFTRKIVLYILRKDSKI; encoded by the coding sequence ATGAAAATGAAAAATAAAGAAAAGATAGTTCTTTTTTATGATGAAGAGTGCCCATTTTGCAAAAGTTATGCAAAATATCTAAAATTAAAAGATAATTTTGATTTAGATATTAAAGATATTAGGATAAATATAAATACTATAAAAGATAATACAAATTTGAATATAAATAATGGATTTATCATTTTACATAAAAATACATATTATCAAGGCACTAAAGCTTTAGAATTTTTAAATAGTGCTGTAAAAAAGAATACAATTCTCGGTAAATTGCACTTTTTATTTAAATATGATAATAAATTTTCAAGAATTTTATATAATATATTACTTTTTACAAGAAAAATTGTACTTTATATTTTAAGAAAAGATAGTAAAATTTAA
- a CDS encoding sensor histidine kinase: MNSKKRDFLISISIIFTFCLVIILYLNYFFISKFGLNQELFIYIIVPLIILGLAIFLTFSNSLLKPLFKSDEKLEQNLKETIHELNIPVSTIKMNVQLLEKTINDEKSLKRLQRIEQANNSLLKLYENMEYEIKKEIDKIEKQEFFLDEIIKSSIEKFEDIKENTKINIDLPNIKVLTDLNGFVKTIDNLILNAIKYNDKNTPLIDISYKENILSIFNKGEKIDTKNLFIVFDKYFQENPKNDGFGLGLAMVKEFCDKNRIFITIEPLEMGNRFNLNLKNIIKK, translated from the coding sequence TTGAATTCTAAAAAAAGAGATTTTTTAATTTCTATTTCTATAATTTTTACTTTTTGTTTAGTAATAATTTTATATTTAAACTATTTTTTTATCTCTAAATTTGGTTTAAATCAAGAACTTTTTATTTATATTATAGTTCCATTGATAATTTTAGGATTAGCTATATTTTTAACTTTTTCAAACTCTTTATTAAAACCTTTATTTAAAAGTGATGAAAAACTTGAGCAAAATTTGAAAGAAACAATTCATGAGTTAAATATTCCTGTTTCAACTATAAAAATGAATGTACAACTTTTGGAAAAAACTATAAATGATGAAAAAAGTTTAAAAAGGTTACAAAGAATAGAACAAGCAAATAATAGTCTTTTAAAACTTTATGAAAATATGGAATATGAGATAAAAAAAGAGATAGATAAAATAGAAAAACAAGAGTTCTTTCTTGATGAAATAATAAAATCTTCTATTGAAAAGTTTGAAGATATAAAAGAAAATACAAAAATTAATATTGATTTACCAAATATAAAAGTTTTAACTGATTTAAATGGTTTTGTAAAAACTATTGATAATTTGATATTAAATGCTATTAAATATAATGATAAAAATACTCCATTAATAGATATATCATATAAAGAAAATATATTGTCAATTTTTAATAAAGGCGAAAAAATAGACACAAAAAATCTTTTTATAGTTTTTGATAAATATTTTCAAGAAAATCCAAAAAATGATGGTTTTGGACTAGGGCTTGCTATGGTAAAAGAGTTTTGTGATAAAAATAGAATTTTTATTACTATCGAACCATTAGAAATGGGAAATAGATTCAATTTAAATTTAAAAAACATAATAAAAAAATAA
- a CDS encoding SPFH domain-containing protein: MEGSIAFAVAIIFFAIIIISKGVKIVSQSDLYVVERLGKFNKVLHGGFHIIIPVVDRVRAILTSREQLVDIEKQSVITKDNVNISIDGIVFCKVDDAVQATYNVMNFKDAIANLAMTTLRAEIGGMDLDDTLSNRETLNAKLQSELGSAATNWGIKVTRVEIADISVPPSIEKAMNMQMEAEREKRAIQTRAEAQKEAQIREAEAFKQSEILKAEAIERMANAKRYEQEQLAAGQQEAMRLINISMMENEKAAEFLLAKDRIVAFKALAESSSTDKMILPYDVTSMIGSTSVLGDAFFKGVSNGNSNNA, from the coding sequence ATGGAAGGAAGTATTGCATTTGCAGTTGCAATAATATTTTTTGCAATTATTATTATTTCAAAAGGTGTTAAAATAGTTTCTCAATCTGATTTATATGTAGTTGAAAGACTTGGAAAATTTAATAAAGTTTTACATGGAGGTTTTCATATAATTATTCCAGTTGTTGATAGAGTAAGAGCAATTCTTACTTCAAGAGAACAATTAGTTGATATTGAAAAACAATCAGTAATCACAAAAGATAATGTAAATATTTCAATTGATGGAATAGTTTTTTGTAAAGTTGATGATGCAGTTCAAGCAACTTATAATGTAATGAATTTTAAAGATGCAATAGCAAATTTAGCAATGACAACTTTAAGAGCTGAAATTGGAGGAATGGATTTAGATGATACTTTATCAAATAGAGAAACTCTAAATGCAAAACTTCAAAGTGAACTTGGAAGTGCAGCAACAAACTGGGGAATAAAAGTAACAAGAGTTGAAATAGCTGATATTTCTGTTCCTCCTTCAATAGAAAAAGCTATGAATATGCAAATGGAAGCTGAAAGAGAAAAAAGAGCTATTCAAACAAGAGCAGAAGCTCAAAAAGAGGCACAAATCAGAGAAGCAGAAGCTTTTAAACAAAGTGAGATTTTAAAAGCAGAAGCAATTGAAAGAATGGCAAATGCAAAAAGATATGAGCAAGAACAATTAGCAGCTGGTCAACAAGAAGCTATGAGACTTATAAATATCTCTATGATGGAAAATGAAAAAGCAGCAGAGTTTTTACTTGCAAAAGATAGGATAGTTGCATTTAAAGCACTTGCAGAAAGTAGTTCAACTGATAAAATGATTTTACCTTATGATGTAACTTCTATGATAGGTTCAACTTCTGTTTTGGGAGACGCATTTTTTAAAGGGGTAAGTAATGGAAACTCTAACAATGCTTAG
- a CDS encoding TsoY family (seleno)protein: MQLREKFSPTCFLAALGAGGLSVSFFMYLMFLVPHPNTPMATYEYVIEALLKGNWLSFIVAFSLVFILAFAFLHFKLLIWNTKQYLMYKKTKAYEDLLNSNAQISLMTLPLTYTMTINVSFVLGAVFVPNLWSIVEYLFPFALLGFAINGYYALKIFFDYFSRLIIKGDFDFTKNNNLTQMISIFALSMIAVGFAAPGAMSHNIVINAIGIFFAIFFASVSILLIVLKLILGFKNMFEQGVGLETAPSMWIIIPILTLLGITFVRVIFGLEHNFHTLTNKSSLFVLTSVILSLQIIFGVLGYSVMKKMGYFEKFIESNEKSAISFSLICPGVAFFVFGMFFINLGLTYNGILEKYSFSYFILMIPFIYIQIKTILLFFRLYKKFSF, encoded by the coding sequence ATGCAATTAAGAGAAAAATTCTCTCCCACTTGTTTTTTAGCTGCTCTTGGAGCTGGAGGATTAAGTGTTTCATTTTTTATGTATTTAATGTTCTTAGTTCCACATCCAAATACACCAATGGCAACTTATGAGTATGTTATAGAAGCTTTACTTAAAGGTAATTGGTTATCTTTTATAGTGGCTTTTTCTTTAGTTTTTATTTTAGCTTTTGCTTTTTTACATTTTAAATTACTTATCTGGAATACAAAACAATATCTAATGTATAAAAAAACTAAAGCTTATGAAGATTTATTAAATTCTAATGCACAAATTTCGCTTATGACTTTACCTTTGACATATACAATGACAATTAATGTATCTTTTGTTTTAGGTGCTGTTTTTGTACCAAATTTATGGAGCATAGTTGAATATTTATTTCCATTTGCACTTTTAGGTTTTGCTATAAATGGTTATTATGCTTTGAAAATATTTTTTGATTATTTCTCAAGACTTATAATAAAAGGTGATTTTGATTTTACTAAAAACAATAATCTTACACAAATGATTTCGATTTTTGCATTATCAATGATTGCAGTTGGATTTGCTGCTCCTGGAGCTATGAGTCATAATATAGTAATAAATGCAATCGGTATTTTCTTTGCTATATTTTTCGCTTCAGTTTCAATACTTCTTATAGTACTAAAACTTATTTTAGGTTTTAAAAATATGTTTGAACAAGGTGTTGGACTTGAAACTGCACCATCAATGTGGATTATTATTCCAATATTAACTCTTCTTGGAATTACTTTTGTTAGAGTAATTTTTGGATTAGAACATAATTTCCATACTTTAACAAATAAATCGTCACTTTTTGTACTAACTTCTGTTATTTTGTCTTTACAAATAATATTTGGTGTTTTGGGATATTCAGTGATGAAAAAGATGGGATATTTTGAAAAGTTTATAGAATCAAATGAAAAATCAGCTATATCTTTTTCTTTAATTTGTCCTGGTGTTGCTTTTTTTGTTTTTGGAATGTTTTTTATAAACTTAGGGTTAACATACAATGGAATTCTTGAAAAATATTCATTTTCTTATTTTATTCTTATGATTCCATTTATCTACATTCAAATTAAAACCATCTTACTTTTTTTCAGACTTTACAAAAAATTTTCTTTTTAA
- a CDS encoding response regulator transcription factor, which yields MYKILILEDDELFASTLEDFLAEEKFTVDIAKDGEECLSLNYEKNYDLYIFDINVPKINGLELLSSLRKGEDNTPTIFLTSYKDKDTLHDAFLKGCDDYLKKPADLDELLLRIKALLKRNKKQFELINLTETLDFNPINKRIYENGVDLNLPTKILDLIELFIENRGDIVTKEMIINRLWAANEDYSEGSIRVYINQIKKLFSDANVIVNIKGIGYKIEF from the coding sequence ATGTATAAAATATTGATATTAGAAGATGACGAGCTTTTTGCTTCAACTTTAGAAGATTTTTTAGCTGAAGAAAAATTCACTGTAGATATTGCAAAAGATGGTGAAGAGTGTCTGAGTTTAAATTATGAAAAAAATTATGATTTATATATTTTTGATATAAATGTTCCTAAAATAAATGGTTTAGAACTTTTATCAAGTTTAAGAAAAGGCGAGGACAACACACCAACTATATTTTTAACTTCATACAAGGATAAAGATACTTTGCATGATGCTTTTTTAAAAGGTTGTGATGATTATTTAAAAAAACCAGCTGATTTAGATGAGTTACTTTTAAGAATAAAAGCTCTTTTAAAAAGAAATAAAAAACAATTTGAACTTATTAATTTAACAGAAACTTTAGATTTTAATCCTATAAATAAAAGAATTTATGAAAATGGTGTAGATTTAAATCTTCCTACAAAAATCTTAGATTTGATTGAATTATTTATTGAAAATAGGGGAGATATTGTTACAAAAGAGATGATTATAAATAGGCTTTGGGCAGCAAATGAAGATTATAGTGAAGGCTCAATTAGAGTTTATATAAATCAAATTAAAAAACTTTTTTCAGATGCAAATGTGATTGTAAATATAAAAGGAATAGGATATAAAATTGAATTCTAA
- a CDS encoding DUF4492 domain-containing protein, with amino-acid sequence MLIRGTYMNIIRNIYYFYINGFKNMTLGKTLWKIIIIKLIVILIFLKFFIHDKSFKTEYKTYEEKVDFVYKNLTREN; translated from the coding sequence ATATTAATAAGAGGTACTTATATGAATATCATAAGAAATATTTATTATTTTTATATCAATGGTTTTAAAAACATGACTTTAGGTAAAACTTTATGGAAAATTATAATTATAAAACTTATTGTAATTCTTATTTTTCTTAAATTCTTTATTCATGATAAATCTTTTAAAACAGAATATAAAACTTACGAAGAAAAGGTAGATTTTGTTTATAAAAATCTAACAAGAGAAAATTAA
- the cydB gene encoding cytochrome d ubiquinol oxidase subunit II, whose product MGFGNLELITLQQYWWIIISLLGGLFVFIMFVQGGQTLIDKLSENETEKTMLINSIGRKWELGFTTLVLFGGALFAAFPLFYSTSFGGAYWVWLAILFCFIIQAVSYEYRTKPNNFLGQKTYEMFLKINGNIGTFLLGVAISTFFSGSEFIIDSNNFVGWQNPLRGLEALLNPYNYLLGFSLVFLAKISGALYFINNIDYEKIREKAVNSIKINMLLFLFFFLGFMFWILTKDGFALKNGIVFIEKYKYLFNFIEMPIILGMFLIGVIMVIVAVFMTIIFKKTCCIKTGGGGIVLTVMSLLLNVGFNNTSYYPSTSDLQSSLTIMNSSGSHYTLMTMSYVSLMVPFVLAYIAFAWYSMDRVKITKDEIESKDSHNY is encoded by the coding sequence ATGGGATTTGGTAATTTAGAACTTATAACACTTCAACAATATTGGTGGATAATAATATCTTTATTAGGTGGTCTTTTTGTATTTATTATGTTTGTTCAAGGAGGACAAACTTTAATAGACAAATTAAGTGAAAATGAAACTGAAAAAACTATGTTAATAAATAGTATAGGAAGAAAATGGGAACTTGGTTTTACAACTTTAGTTCTTTTTGGTGGAGCACTATTTGCTGCTTTTCCACTTTTTTATTCTACAAGTTTTGGAGGAGCTTATTGGGTTTGGTTAGCAATTTTATTTTGTTTTATTATTCAAGCAGTTAGTTATGAATATAGAACAAAACCAAATAACTTTTTAGGTCAAAAAACATATGAAATGTTTTTAAAAATTAATGGAAATATTGGAACATTTTTACTTGGAGTTGCTATTAGTACTTTTTTTAGTGGAAGTGAATTTATAATTGATAGTAATAACTTTGTAGGTTGGCAAAATCCTTTAAGAGGTTTAGAAGCACTTTTAAATCCATACAATTATTTACTTGGATTTTCACTTGTTTTTTTAGCAAAAATAAGTGGAGCTTTATATTTTATAAATAACATAGATTATGAAAAGATTAGAGAAAAAGCTGTTAATTCTATAAAAATAAATATGCTTTTATTTCTTTTTTTCTTTTTAGGATTTATGTTTTGGATTCTTACAAAAGATGGATTTGCACTAAAAAATGGCATTGTTTTTATAGAAAAATATAAATATTTATTTAATTTTATTGAAATGCCAATCATTTTAGGTATGTTTTTGATTGGTGTAATTATGGTAATTGTTGCAGTATTTATGACAATTATATTCAAAAAAACTTGTTGTATAAAAACAGGTGGAGGTGGAATTGTTTTAACTGTTATGTCACTTTTATTAAATGTTGGATTTAACAATACTTCGTATTATCCATCAACAAGTGACCTACAAAGCAGTTTAACTATTATGAATAGTTCTGGAAGTCATTATACACTTATGACTATGAGTTATGTTTCTTTAATGGTACCCTTTGTACTAGCTTATATAGCTTTTGCTTGGTATAGTATGGATAGAGTAAAAATAACAAAAGATGAAATTGAATCAAAAGATTCTCATAATTATTAA
- the aat gene encoding leucyl/phenylalanyl-tRNA--protein transferase — protein MKLIDKKHKIYLLDEEKFDFPTLNMMNDDLVAIGGDFHPQRLLNAYENGIFPWFIDDLGYIHWFSPQKRMILYPENFKVSKSLRKSITNKGFIVKSNENFEEVIRSCAKIKRKHEDGTWISEEFIKAYTNLHKLDIAFSIECYLKDELVGGLYGVLIGDIFCGESMFSLVPDASKVAFYHLCQQAKQNGIKIIDCQVYNDHLASLGAFEITRNEYFNLLKES, from the coding sequence ATGAAATTAATTGATAAAAAACATAAAATTTATTTGCTAGATGAAGAGAAATTTGATTTTCCAACTTTAAATATGATGAATGATGATTTAGTTGCTATTGGTGGAGATTTTCATCCTCAAAGATTGTTAAATGCCTATGAAAATGGGATTTTTCCTTGGTTTATAGATGATTTAGGATATATTCATTGGTTTAGTCCACAAAAAAGAATGATTTTATACCCAGAAAATTTTAAAGTATCAAAAAGCCTTAGAAAATCAATAACAAACAAAGGATTTATCGTAAAATCAAATGAAAATTTTGAAGAAGTTATTAGATCTTGTGCCAAAATAAAAAGAAAACATGAAGATGGTACTTGGATAAGTGAAGAGTTTATTAAAGCATATACAAATCTACATAAACTTGATATCGCTTTTAGTATAGAGTGCTATTTAAAAGATGAGTTAGTTGGTGGGCTTTATGGAGTTTTAATCGGCGATATCTTTTGTGGAGAAAGTATGTTTTCTTTAGTTCCTGATGCTTCAAAGGTTGCATTTTATCATCTTTGTCAACAAGCCAAACAAAATGGAATAAAAATTATTGATTGTCAAGTTTATAATGACCATTTAGCAAGTTTAGGTGCTTTTGAAATAACTAGAAATGAATACTTTAATCTTTTAAAAGAAAGTTAA
- a CDS encoding Na/Pi cotransporter family protein yields the protein MTKNFLIFLGFIILAYIVVAYENFTVILSGIAIFLIGMFFMQDGFKQLSGGILEKLLQKFTSNTFYAIATGFFSTSIVQSSTIITLVVISFLSAELLTLVQGIGIIFGSNLGSTTTAWIVSSLGVDVKISKYAFPMIVFGVILRFTKTNGLKGSGNVLLGLGFIFLGIAYMKDGFDVMKESIDLASFAMEGYLGIIIYILIGIFVTVVIQSSAATLAIVITALNADSITYLNALALAIGANVGTTLTAILASFTSNENGKRVAFVHFTFNIISAVFVTIFIFQFQILVDFLAPYLGISNNNYGMKLALFHTMFSAVGIILLTPFIKQLVKISENLIKKKVSAASKPKYLLKSNLDVPDVAVVSIRKEIINLYENCQKAMLHALNLHTTNLTKENLNAQLSKELTIIDTNIDEIYQTNIKNLYSEIIEYSSFAQENMLDFHHTEIGDLKRSAALIIEVLKDTRDIQKNVNFYLKSKNEYIKEEYNILRKEIAEILIDINTLSTIETDIEQLTQLEVIKTTLAENDLASSEEIGALIREDKIKATMATSYMNDSATGYSIQKKLVEVATILFINNNLLKEIGEQKHETK from the coding sequence GTGACAAAAAATTTTTTAATTTTTTTAGGCTTTATAATTCTTGCTTACATTGTAGTGGCTTATGAAAATTTTACAGTAATTTTAAGTGGAATTGCAATCTTTTTAATTGGAATGTTTTTTATGCAAGATGGTTTTAAACAACTTTCTGGTGGTATTTTAGAAAAACTACTTCAAAAGTTTACAAGTAACACTTTTTATGCTATTGCAACTGGTTTTTTTTCAACATCAATTGTTCAAAGTTCCACAATTATTACTTTAGTAGTTATTTCATTTTTAAGTGCTGAGCTTTTAACATTAGTTCAAGGTATTGGAATAATCTTTGGTTCAAATCTTGGAAGTACAACAACAGCTTGGATTGTTTCAAGTTTAGGAGTTGATGTAAAAATATCTAAATATGCTTTTCCTATGATTGTATTTGGAGTTATTTTAAGATTTACAAAAACAAATGGGCTAAAAGGTAGTGGAAATGTTCTATTAGGACTAGGATTTATCTTCCTTGGAATTGCTTATATGAAAGATGGATTTGATGTAATGAAAGAATCTATTGATTTAGCTTCTTTTGCTATGGAAGGTTATCTTGGAATAATCATTTATATTTTAATAGGTATTTTTGTTACTGTTGTTATCCAATCAAGTGCTGCAACTTTAGCAATAGTTATTACAGCACTAAATGCTGATAGTATCACATACTTAAATGCTTTAGCTTTAGCTATAGGAGCAAATGTTGGTACAACATTAACTGCTATTTTAGCTTCATTTACATCAAATGAAAATGGGAAAAGAGTAGCTTTTGTTCATTTCACTTTTAATATTATTTCTGCAGTTTTTGTAACTATATTTATATTTCAGTTTCAAATATTAGTTGACTTTCTAGCTCCATATTTAGGTATTAGCAATAATAACTATGGTATGAAATTAGCACTATTTCATACTATGTTTAGTGCTGTTGGAATTATCCTTTTAACACCATTTATAAAGCAGTTAGTAAAAATATCTGAAAATTTAATCAAGAAAAAAGTATCAGCTGCATCAAAACCAAAATATTTATTAAAATCAAATTTAGATGTTCCTGACGTTGCTGTTGTTTCTATTAGAAAAGAGATAATAAATCTTTATGAAAACTGTCAAAAAGCAATGCTTCATGCTTTAAATTTACATACAACAAATTTAACAAAAGAAAATTTAAATGCACAATTATCAAAAGAACTTACAATAATTGATACAAATATAGATGAAATTTATCAAACAAATATAAAAAATCTTTATAGTGAAATTATAGAATATTCATCATTTGCACAAGAAAATATGCTAGATTTCCATCATACAGAAATTGGTGATTTGAAAAGAAGTGCTGCTTTAATAATTGAAGTGTTAAAAGATACAAGAGATATTCAAAAAAATGTAAACTTTTATTTAAAAAGTAAAAATGAATATATAAAAGAAGAGTATAATATATTAAGAAAAGAGATTGCCGAAATTTTAATAGATATAAATACTTTATCAACTATTGAAACAGATATCGAACAACTAACTCAATTAGAAGTTATAAAGACAACTTTAGCTGAAAATGATTTAGCAAGTTCAGAAGAAATTGGTGCATTAATAAGAGAAGATAAAATCAAAGCAACAATGGCAACTTCATATATGAATGATAGTGCAACAGGTTATTCTATTCAGAAAAAACTTGTTGAAGTTGCAACAATTTTATTTATTAATAATAATCTTTTAAAAGAGATAGGAGAACAAAAACATGAAACTAAGTAA
- a CDS encoding cytochrome ubiquinol oxidase subunit I: MEEHLVDWSRAQFALTAMYHWIFVPLTLGLGFIVAIMETIYVKTNDEFWKKTTKFWMGLFAINFAIGVATGIIMEFEFGTNWANYSWFVGDIFGAPLAVEGILAFFMESTFFAVMFFGWNKVLKGFHLLSTWLVAIGSNLSALWILVANGWMQYPTGMTFNPDSVRNEMNNFWDVLLSPVAVSKFLHTIGSGYVLSSLFVIGVSAWFLLKKRDILFAKKSMIIGASFGLITSLFLVLSGDESAHQVALKQPMKLAAMEGLYEGKKNAGIVAVGILNPNKTLENNEEPFLFEFTLPYALSLLSYHDKNAFVPGIKDLVYGNEEQGIISTQEKINRGKIAIKALEEYKEAKKINNSIKMQEAETILRENIKYFGYGHIKNVEDVIPPITLNFYSFHIMVGLGIWFILLFIVVLFLLLKKDIMNYPLVLKSALFSIPLGYVASEAGWIVTEVGRQPWAIQDLMPVGVAATKIASTNVIISFFIFAILFTVLLIAEIKIMTKQIQIGPNKEH, translated from the coding sequence ATGGAAGAACATTTAGTTGATTGGTCAAGAGCACAGTTTGCACTAACAGCAATGTATCATTGGATTTTTGTGCCTTTGACACTTGGACTTGGATTTATTGTTGCTATTATGGAAACAATATATGTAAAAACAAATGATGAATTTTGGAAAAAAACTACAAAATTTTGGATGGGTTTATTTGCAATAAATTTTGCAATTGGTGTTGCAACAGGAATAATAATGGAGTTTGAATTTGGTACAAACTGGGCAAATTATTCTTGGTTTGTAGGAGATATATTTGGAGCTCCACTTGCAGTTGAAGGTATTTTAGCATTTTTTATGGAAAGTACTTTTTTTGCAGTTATGTTTTTTGGTTGGAATAAAGTATTAAAAGGTTTTCACTTATTATCAACTTGGTTAGTTGCAATTGGTTCAAATCTATCTGCTTTATGGATTCTTGTTGCAAATGGTTGGATGCAATATCCAACAGGAATGACTTTTAATCCTGATAGTGTAAGAAATGAAATGAATAATTTTTGGGATGTATTACTTTCACCTGTTGCTGTTAGCAAATTTTTACATACTATTGGAAGTGGATATGTTTTATCTTCACTTTTTGTTATAGGAGTTAGTGCTTGGTTTTTACTTAAAAAAAGAGATATTTTGTTTGCAAAAAAATCTATGATTATTGGAGCAAGTTTTGGACTTATTACTTCACTATTTTTAGTTTTAAGTGGTGATGAATCAGCACATCAAGTAGCTCTTAAGCAACCAATGAAACTTGCAGCAATGGAAGGACTTTATGAAGGGAAAAAAAACGCTGGAATTGTTGCAGTTGGAATTTTAAATCCTAATAAAACTTTAGAAAATAACGAAGAACCATTTCTATTTGAGTTCACTCTTCCTTATGCTCTTTCACTTTTATCTTATCATGATAAAAATGCTTTTGTTCCAGGAATTAAAGATTTGGTTTATGGAAATGAAGAACAAGGAATAATTAGCACTCAAGAAAAAATAAATAGGGGTAAAATAGCAATAAAAGCATTAGAAGAGTATAAAGAAGCTAAAAAAATTAATAACTCTATTAAAATGCAAGAAGCAGAAACAATTTTAAGAGAAAATATAAAATATTTTGGATACGGACATATTAAAAATGTAGAAGATGTAATCCCACCTATCACACTTAATTTTTACTCATTTCATATAATGGTAGGACTTGGTATTTGGTTTATTTTACTTTTTATCGTAGTTTTATTTTTACTTTTAAAAAAAGATATTATGAATTATCCTTTAGTTTTAAAATCAGCACTTTTTAGTATTCCTTTAGGATATGTAGCAAGTGAAGCAGGATGGATTGTTACTGAAGTTGGAAGACAACCTTGGGCTATTCAAGATTTGATGCCTGTTGGAGTTGCTGCAACAAAAATAGCCTCAACAAACGTAATCATCAGCTTTTTCATATTTGCTATTTTATTTACTGTGTTACTTATTGCAGAAATCAAAATTATGACCAAACAAATACAAATTGGTCCAAATAAGGAGCATTAA